The Aureitalea marina genome includes a window with the following:
- a CDS encoding 2TM domain-containing protein, translating to MQIFREIGKALLLGVLIFILRGVIGYINGVQYGDAGDILIDFIHTQIYTVIIYMANAYFFQYLMSKYGTDFRKSRLLIRSLAGGMGVTLIGIFLARLIIIVFMGGESLISFLERERPQDYVGGMIISLVVTIVFFLFYYYRYTSEKKVKEQKIIAGTASAQFDALKNQLDPHFLFNSLNVLTSLIEENPQAATRFTTSLSKVYRYVLEQKNKELVTVEEELRFAKIYMSLIEMRFEDSIIFETPAQLSNPDAKVVPLSLQLLLENAVKHNQVTPSRRLHIRIYEKDNNLVIENNVQPKKVVKESSGVGLQNIRQRYYLLSDRPVRIQGDEKIFKVAIPMLTRQSKGATTQEVYLSSKKYERAKKQVEEVKGFYVHLTIYIIMVPVFIYLNYRSTGFPWAIFPIVGWGAGVVGHAMEVFKYNPLLGKNWEERQIRKYMNEED from the coding sequence ATGCAGATCTTTAGAGAAATAGGAAAAGCACTGTTACTTGGGGTACTAATCTTTATCCTGAGAGGGGTTATCGGTTATATCAACGGTGTTCAATATGGGGATGCAGGAGACATCCTGATCGATTTTATTCATACCCAGATCTATACCGTGATCATCTATATGGCCAATGCCTACTTTTTCCAATATCTCATGAGCAAGTACGGTACCGACTTTCGCAAGAGCAGGTTACTGATCCGCTCTTTAGCAGGAGGAATGGGAGTCACCCTGATCGGTATATTCCTAGCTCGACTGATCATCATCGTCTTTATGGGAGGGGAGTCCCTCATTTCTTTCCTGGAGAGAGAACGGCCGCAGGATTATGTGGGCGGAATGATCATTTCCCTGGTAGTTACCATCGTTTTCTTTTTGTTTTATTATTACCGTTATACCTCCGAAAAAAAGGTTAAGGAACAAAAGATCATAGCCGGTACGGCCTCGGCCCAGTTCGATGCGCTGAAGAACCAACTGGATCCTCACTTTCTATTTAATAGTTTGAACGTTTTGACCAGCTTAATCGAGGAGAATCCGCAAGCGGCGACCCGCTTTACGACTTCGCTTTCTAAGGTTTATCGATATGTACTCGAGCAAAAGAACAAGGAACTGGTGACGGTAGAGGAAGAGCTTCGATTTGCCAAGATCTATATGTCCCTGATCGAAATGCGGTTTGAAGATAGTATCATCTTTGAGACTCCTGCCCAACTGTCCAATCCGGATGCGAAAGTGGTACCCTTATCGCTCCAGTTACTGCTGGAGAACGCAGTAAAACACAACCAGGTGACTCCGAGCAGGAGATTGCACATCCGCATCTATGAGAAGGATAACAACTTGGTCATTGAAAACAATGTTCAGCCTAAAAAAGTGGTCAAGGAAAGTAGTGGGGTAGGATTACAAAATATCCGCCAGCGCTACTATTTACTCAGTGACAGGCCAGTTAGGATACAAGGTGACGAAAAGATTTTTAAGGTGGCTATTCCAATGCTGACCAGACAAAGCAAAGGTGCAACTACACAAGAGGTTTACCTATCCAGTAAAAAATATGAAAGGGCCAAAAAACAGGTCGAAGAGGTGAAAGGATTTTATGTCCACTTGACAATATACATAATCATGGTACCTGTTTTCATTTATCTCAATTATCGTAGTACTGGGTTCCCCTGGGCCATTTTTCCCATCGTTGGATGGGGTGCTGGAGTGGTAGGACATGCCATGGAGGTATTCAAGTACAATCCCTTACTGGGGAAGAACTGGGAAGAGAGGCAAATACGTAAGTACATGAACGAAGAAGATTGA
- a CDS encoding 2TM domain-containing protein encodes MTTYNQEERYYQAKKKVEEIKGFYANLFIYIIFIPIFIWINSFSSSFPWAIFPIVGWGIGVFFHGMETYNYSPILGKNWEKRKIKEFMDKDDELKPF; translated from the coding sequence ATGACAACTTACAATCAAGAAGAGCGCTACTACCAAGCCAAGAAAAAGGTAGAGGAGATCAAAGGCTTTTATGCCAATTTGTTTATCTATATCATCTTCATTCCGATCTTTATTTGGATCAATTCTTTTTCGAGCAGTTTTCCATGGGCCATCTTTCCAATCGTGGGATGGGGGATCGGTGTATTCTTTCACGGGATGGAAACTTACAACTACTCACCGATCCTCGGTAAAAATTGGGAAAAGCGCAAGATCAAGGAGTTTATGGACAAAGATGACGAGCTAAAACCTTTCTAA
- a CDS encoding 2TM domain-containing protein → MRTERPEDYDRYQRALKKVEAIKGFYGHLQAYIIVNGIFILGRLIGPIVIGVPEIGPDAWRWIDINIFGMPIFWGIALAIHGLVVFRYKIPILKDWEERKIRQIMEEENSESNQRWS, encoded by the coding sequence ATGAGAACAGAACGACCTGAAGACTACGACCGATACCAAAGGGCGTTGAAAAAGGTAGAGGCAATCAAAGGTTTCTACGGACACCTGCAGGCTTACATTATCGTGAATGGGATCTTTATCCTGGGACGCTTAATAGGACCCATTGTGATCGGTGTTCCGGAAATAGGGCCAGACGCCTGGAGATGGATAGACATCAATATTTTCGGTATGCCTATTTTCTGGGGTATCGCCTTGGCGATACACGGCTTGGTGGTGTTCCGATATAAGATCCCCATCCTGAAAGATTGGGAAGAACGCAAGATCCGCCAAATTATGGAAGAAGAGAATTCTG
- a CDS encoding 2TM domain-containing protein yields the protein MESDNRENKYLRAKEKVANIKKFYTSLMFYVVFIAFLGWLNYYSNGWRYMWFLWAAFGWGIGIVFQGLKAFGWMPFMSKDWEERKIREFMDEEEQTRQRWK from the coding sequence ATGGAATCAGATAACCGAGAGAACAAGTATTTAAGGGCCAAGGAAAAAGTGGCCAATATCAAGAAGTTTTATACTTCCCTGATGTTCTACGTGGTGTTCATCGCTTTCCTGGGCTGGTTAAACTACTATTCCAACGGATGGAGATATATGTGGTTTCTCTGGGCAGCTTTTGGATGGGGGATAGGAATTGTCTTCCAGGGCTTAAAGGCCTTTGGCTGGATGCCATTTATGTCCAAAGACTGGGAAGAGCGCAAGATCCGTGAATTCATGGACGAAGAAGAACAAACCCGTCAACGTTGGAAATAA